GTTGAGGCCCTCGGTGGCGTTGCCGGTGAACACGATCTCGTGCTCGGTCGCGCCGAGGTGGCCGGCGACCGTGCGGCGGGCCTCCTCGTAGCGCTCGGTGGCATCGGCCGCGAGCGTGTGCGCGCCGCGGTGCACCGCGGAGTTCGCCTCGGCGTAGAAGGCGCGCTCGGCGTCGAGCACGCGCAGCGGCTTCTGCGCGGTCGCGGCGGAGTCGAGGTAGGCGAGCGGATGCCCGTGCACCTCGGTGGCGAGGATCGGGAACTGCGCCCGGATACCGTCGAGTTCTGCCTCGGTCAGCGGCGCGGAAGTCACCCTCCCAGCGTACGCGTCCGCGGCGGCGGGGCGGCGCGCGCGGCCCGCTGCGGTCAGTCGTCGCCCGTCGGGCGGGTGCCGGGCGGATGCCACGCCAGGCGCTCGCGCTCCAGCGGCCGTGCGAACGGGGCCCACAGCATGAGGGCGACACCCGCGCCGACCAGCATCCCCCCGATCGTGTCGGTGAACCAGTGCACGCCGAGGTAGGTGCGGCTGACGAGCATGAGCACGACGTACGCGGTGCCCGCGGCCCACACCCAGACCCGTGGCACGATGACCCCCAGCGTCACCGCGATCGTCGCGGCGTTCGCCACATGCCCCGACGGGAATGAGCCGAAGTCGCTCGTGACGAGCATGTCCTCCGGGCGTGCGCGGCCGAAGAGCTGCTTCAGCAGCTGCACGAGCGCGGCGCTCGCGACGGATGCCGCGAGGAAGTACGCCGCACCCCACGGCCGGCGCAGCAGGAGCAGCGCGACGATCGTGACGACCGGCACGACGAGCACGCCGATGACGCCGCCGCCCAGGCGATCCATGACGGTGGCGAGCCAGATGCCCACGGGGCCCCTGATCTCGAGGATCTCCTCGGCCCACTCCTCGTCGATCTCGACGGGCAGCCCGTCGAACCGCCCCGCGATCAGCAGCCCGAGGCCCGCGGCGAGCAGCACCGCCGCGATGCCGCTGAACAGGGGCACGCGGCGGCCGACCTCGATCGCCTCGGCCTCGCCCGCGGCATCCGTCGCCTTCGTCTCCCCCATCCGGCCACGCTACCCCGCCCGAACTCGAGACCCGTCGAACGGCTGCGATCCCGGGCCCGGAAGCGCAGGTTCCTGACGGGTCTCGGCGACGACGGGCGCGGGTCAGTCGCTGAGCGGCGGCACGGTGCGCGGGCGCACGACGATCCAGAGGGTGAGGATCGCCACGGAGATCGCGACGCCCATGACCGCGGCCATCGGCGTGGAGGACGCGACGCCGAGCAGGCCGATGAGCGGAGAGATGAGGCCCGCGAGCCCGAAGTTCAGCGCGCCGAGGAGCGACGCGGCCGTACCGGCCTCCGAGCCGTGGTGCGCGAGCGCGAGCACCTGCACCGTCGGGAAGGTGAACCCGCACGCGGAGATGAAGAACCAGAGCGGGATGATCGTGCCCCACATGCCGGCGCCGGCCTGGTCGAGCACGACGATCGCGATCGCCATCGCGAGCTGCACGACGGTGGTCACCGCGAGGATCCACTGCGGCCCCACGTCGAGCTTCGACATGAGGCGAGAGGACGTCTGCACGCCGAGGACGACGCCGATCGAGTTCGCGGCGAAGAGCAGCCCGTACTGCTGGGCGTCGAAGCCGTAGACGTCCTGGAAGACGAACGACGACGCCGAGAGGTACGAGAACAGGGCGGTGAAGTTCATGCCGCCGATGAGCGCGACGCCGATGAAGATGCGGTCGGTGAAGAGCGCCTTGTAGCGCTGACCGATGGTGGAGTGCCCGGCCTGGTGGCGCCGGTGCGCGGGCAGCGTCTCGACGAGGAACACGAGCACGGCGACGAGCACGAGCGCCCCGTAGCCCGACAGCACCCAGAAGATGCCCCGCCAGTCGGTGATCAGCAGGAGCTGCGAGCCGATCACCGGGGCGATCACGGGCGCGAGGCCCGAGACCAGTGCGAGCCGCGAGAGCATGCGCACGAGCGGCTTGCCGCCGAAGAGGTCGCGCACCATCGCCATGGCGACGACCGCGCCCGCCGCGGCGCCGAAGCCCATCAGGAGGCGGAACGCGCCGAGCCAGTAGATGTCCGGCGACAGCGCCGCGCCGACGCACGAGAGCACGTGCAGCACCGTCGCGAGGATGAGCGGGAGCCGACGCCCGATCTTGTCGCTCCACGGGCCCACCACCAGCTGACCGAAGCCGAAGCCGATCATGGTGCCCGTCAGCGTGAGCTGCACCGCGGCCGCGGACACGTCGAGGTCGGACTCGAGCGCCGGGAACGCCGGCAGGTAGAGGTCGAT
This portion of the Agromyces rhizosphaerae genome encodes:
- a CDS encoding multidrug effflux MFS transporter yields the protein MTATSPIPIILPSDARTPHAGDALTRRQRLTYIFVLGALTALGPFTIDLYLPAFPALESDLDVSAAAVQLTLTGTMIGFGFGQLVVGPWSDKIGRRLPLILATVLHVLSCVGAALSPDIYWLGAFRLLMGFGAAAGAVVAMAMVRDLFGGKPLVRMLSRLALVSGLAPVIAPVIGSQLLLITDWRGIFWVLSGYGALVLVAVLVFLVETLPAHRRHQAGHSTIGQRYKALFTDRIFIGVALIGGMNFTALFSYLSASSFVFQDVYGFDAQQYGLLFAANSIGVVLGVQTSSRLMSKLDVGPQWILAVTTVVQLAMAIAIVVLDQAGAGMWGTIIPLWFFISACGFTFPTVQVLALAHHGSEAGTAASLLGALNFGLAGLISPLIGLLGVASSTPMAAVMGVAISVAILTLWIVVRPRTVPPLSD
- a CDS encoding phosphatase PAP2 family protein; this encodes MGETKATDAAGEAEAIEVGRRVPLFSGIAAVLLAAGLGLLIAGRFDGLPVEIDEEWAEEILEIRGPVGIWLATVMDRLGGGVIGVLVVPVVTIVALLLLRRPWGAAYFLAASVASAALVQLLKQLFGRARPEDMLVTSDFGSFPSGHVANAATIAVTLGVIVPRVWVWAAGTAYVVLMLVSRTYLGVHWFTDTIGGMLVGAGVALMLWAPFARPLERERLAWHPPGTRPTGDD